The sequence below is a genomic window from Planctomycetota bacterium.
CTATTTGGGCTGGGGTATGAGGGGGGTAATATGGTGCTTGGCCAAACTAGAGTTCAAATTAGTGGTCTATCCCGCTTATCCCCCGCTTATCGCCGCTTATATCGCTTATAAAGGAGTTATGCAACTGGTATGCGTCGCAAGAGCATGCTCTTAATGTAATAGATTAATGTTTTTTACTTGAACTGGTGTTAGTTGTTTATTTACCGTGCCATCACCTATCTGGCCTGCATCATTATTGCCCCAAGCCCAAACTGTTCCATCCTTCTTAACAGCAACCGTATGTGCGGCACCCGCACCGATAGCAATCATAGTTTTAAGCTCCTTTACCTGAATCGGGAAAGATTTATCTAATATTGAACCATCTCCTAACTGACCATATAAGTTCCAACCCCATGTCCAAACTGTCCCATCGTTTGTTAGAATAACTGAATGAAAACCACCTGCACAAATTGTAATGACATTTGTAAAATAACTATTATCACTAAAGCCACTTTTTATCTGAACAGGAAAATCCTTGTCATAATAATCCCCGTTACCCAACCTTTTTCCCCAAGCCCAAACTGTTCCATCATTTTTAAGAGCAACCGTATGAGCCGTACCTTCAGCAACAGCAATAACGTTATCAAGATAATATGCTTCTGTTGGGGAAGGGCCATCAGACGGTAGATTCTTTTCGAATGGTCCATAATCAGCACGCTCCCATGCCAAAGACATAAAATATGCTTTTTCTAAAGTAACTGTATGCTCTGCATCTGCAGCAATAGCAATTATATCCTGTAGGTTTTCTGTAAAGTTTTTTACCTGAACAGGAAAAAGACTATTAAGGTCAGAATTACTACCTAATTGAATGGATGTTTTTTTTCCCCACGCCCAGATTGTTCCGTCTTTCTTAAGTGCAGCCGTATGTTTCTTGCATGCGGCGATGGCAACTACATCTTTGAGGTAATCAGCACCTGAGTTGTCTTTCACTTGCACTGGGATATTCCTGCTAGTGAAAGTGCCATCACCTAATTGACCCGTCTCATTATTCCCCCATGTCCAAACTGTCCCATCAGATTTTAGTGCAACCGCATGTGAATCACCAGCAGCAACAGCAACTATGTTTGTTAAATAATTTGTTTTTTCATTTCCTCTGACTTGAACCGGAGTCGTTCGCTGAGTATTGGTACCATCCCCTAATTCACCGTCAAAATTACTTCCCCAAGTCCAAACCGCCCCATCAGATTTCAATGCGACAGTATGTTTATACCCGGCCCTGACCACTGGTGTAACAACAAATGTAAGATTAGATTGTTCCGTAGGTGTAGTTGATGGTGCATTAGATGCACAACAAATAGTACCAAACAAGATGTTAAATAATACTATCACACTGATAATAAAATTTTTTACCGCCCACATAAATGACTTAACTTTTTTATTCATTCCTGAATATTTTCATTAGTGAAAAGTAAAATCACATTACTTCTATCATTTTAATATATTATCTTACCATCCTTACCGAGCCAGGGACGAGTCATATCGAACACGGGGGAGAACACGGGGGACAGACCACATATTTTCTTTCCCTTTATCTATAAGGGTTTCGTGATACACTTTTCTAAAAATAGCCGTTTTGGCGATCAGGATAATCAATACTGGTAAACTCTTGAGGTAGCCGAAATATAGTAAATATTGTATGGGATGTCAAGTGAAATCCGCTGGCCTCTCGTTATATCTTTTTAGTGTAGATTTATTGACTTTTTGCTTCATATCTAACATATTTGTGTGATTCGTGTTCGTATTTCTTATAGAAAGTGCAGT
It includes:
- a CDS encoding RCC1 repeat- and reductase domain-containing protein; translation: MNKKVKSFMWAVKNFIISVIVLFNILFGTICCASNAPSTTPTEQSNLTFVVTPVVRAGYKHTVALKSDGAVWTWGSNFDGELGDGTNTQRTTPVQVRGNEKTNYLTNIVAVAAGDSHAVALKSDGTVWTWGNNETGQLGDGTFTSRNIPVQVKDNSGADYLKDVVAIAACKKHTAALKKDGTIWAWGKKTSIQLGSNSDLNSLFPVQVKNFTENLQDIIAIAADAEHTVTLEKAYFMSLAWERADYGPFEKNLPSDGPSPTEAYYLDNVIAVAEGTAHTVALKNDGTVWAWGKRLGNGDYYDKDFPVQIKSGFSDNSYFTNVITICAGGFHSVILTNDGTVWTWGWNLYGQLGDGSILDKSFPIQVKELKTMIAIGAGAAHTVAVKKDGTVWAWGNNDAGQIGDGTVNKQLTPVQVKNINLLH